GTCCCACATAAAGAACGGGAAGAATATGTGCGGTCCATCGGGGTTGTATTTGGACAACGATCCCAATTATGGTGGGATATTGCCGTGCAAGAATCGTTTCGATTGTTGAAAAAAGTGTATAAAGTATCCGATGAGGCGTATGAAGAACATATGTCTCACGTTATCAATACGTTAGAACTAGGTCCATTAATGGACAAGCCGGTACGAAAATTATCACTCGGTCAACGGATGCGTTGCGAATTGGCGGCAGCCCTTATTCATAACCCACCATTACTCTTTTTGGACGAGCCTACCATTGGCCTTGATGTGTTAGTAAAAAATAAAATACGCCAGTTTTTAAAAGAAATAAATGAAAAATACAATACAACCGTGTTGTTAACGACCCATGATATTTCAGACATTGAAGCGTTATGTGAACGTGTCGTCATGTTGGATAAAGGAAAAGTCATCTATGATGGCTTATTAACCGATTTACGTAGCCGTTGGGTGGAAGGGAAAGAAGTAGAATTCCAGTTTGTGAACGAAGTGTCAGAACAAGAATTAAAACAATTAGCCAATGGCATCCCGATTTTCTGGCAACAGCAGGACCGAAACAACGTATGGAGTGCGAACGTAGAAGATGATGATGAAGTGATTTCAGATGTGATCGCAAGAGTGGTCAACCGCTTTAAAATCAATGATGTCAATGTAAAAGCAATCTCAACAGAAGAGATTATCCGCAACATCTATGAAGAGGGTGCTATTCGTGGGTAAGTATATAGAGATGATTCGAATTCGTTTTTTGATGATGCTTGCCTACCGAACGAACTATTACACAGGCATTATGATTTATACGATTAACATTAGTGCTTACTATTTCCTATGGACGGCCATTTATAGTGGGAAAAGCGATATTGAAGGCTTGTCCGCTACACAAATGGTCACATATGTTGCAGTAGCATGGATGGCTAGGGCCTTTTACTTTAACAATATTGATAGGGAAATTGCCCGTGAAATTAAGGAAGGGAAAGTAGCCGTTGAAATGATACGTCCTTATAGTTATTTAGGGATGAAGACGATGCAAGGACTTGGAGAAGGGATCTTTCGACTCTTCTTCTTTTCGGTACCAGGGATGTTCATTGTCGCACTTATCTTTCCGATGTCGTTTTCAACTGAAGTGACAACGTGGCTATGGTTTGCTTTATCAATCGTATTCAGCTTTATCGTCAATACTCAAATTAACTTAGTGACAGGTGTGTTAACGTTTTTCTTCTTTAACAATGACGGAATCATTCGGGCGAAGCGGGTCATAATTGATTTATTTTCCGGCTTATTATTGCCAATTAGTTTTTACCCGTTATGGGCACAGGACATCATGGCATTTTTCCCATTCCAAGCAATTAGTTATATCCCAAGTATGATTTTTACAGGAGGATTTTCAGGAGACGCTATTTACAATGCAATCTTGTTTCAAATGATGTGGTCATTCATTCTGCTTATTCCAATTATGCTTTTATGGCAACTTGCTAAGAAGCAACTTATTGTGCAAGGAGGTTAATCGATGTTTTATGTACAAATGTTCCTCCAATATTTTTCCCAATATATGAAAACACGCTTGCAATATCGTACCGATTTAGTCGTCGAATTTTTATCTGACCTCCTTTTCCAAGCCGTTAATTTAGTATTTATTCTTGTCGTGTTCGGGCATACCCAGCTGTTAAGCGGATGGAATCGAGAAGAAATTATTTTCATTTACGGATTTTTCCTCGTTCCGTTTGCGATATTTTCCGCCTTCTTTAACATTTGGGACTTTAACGAACGTTACATTATACAAGGTGAGATGGACCGAATTTTAACGAGACCGATACATAGCTTATTCCAAGTGATTTTAGAACGGATGGAGTTAGAATCGCTGTTCGGGATGATTACAGGAATAGCCGTTATGATTTATGCGGGCTCACGATTAGATTTATCGTTATCTTGGTATGATCCTATTTTGTTTATTCTTATGGTAATGGGTGGAGCCCTCGTATACGGTGCCATTTTCATTATGCTGGCAAGTATCGGCTTCTGGTCAGATGCGAAGACTGCGATTATGCCGATGATGTATAATATCGGGAACTACGGACGTTATCCAGTAGACATTTACAACCAAGTAATCCGTTACGTCTTAACGTGGATTTTACCGTTCGCCTTTGTCGGGGTTTATCCGTCGGCATACTTTTTAGGGAGGGAAGAATGGTACGGCTATGCTTTCGCCACACCATTTATTGGATTAGCCTTTTTTACTCTTGCCGTTATATTATGGAACTTAGGGGTAAAACGATACCGGGGAGCAGGCAATTAATAAGTAGTAGATTTTTCACGAAATTGTGACCGATTAGATATTGACAAAACAGGTCGTTAGGCAATATTATATTAGTAATCATTAATTGAACGACATTAGGCGTTGAAGAAGAAGAGTAATTATTACGGAAGCTGCAGAGAGCCGATGGTAGGTGCGAATCGGTGCGGAAGTAGTAATGAATGGACTTCTGAGCCTCCAAACCGAACTCTCATATGGAGATAGTAGGCTTTGGCGAATGGTCTCATCGTTACAAGAGACAGGTATTAAAGGGGAGGCCCCTTTGATGCTGTTGAGTGAACTGCTTGCAAGGCAGTTAATGAAGGTGGTACCACGGGTTCCTCGTCCTTTGGATGAGGAACCCTTTTTGTATTTTTTAGAGAGAGTGTTTAGCGTAGAGAAAAGTTGAGATTGAGAAAGCGTAGAGTGAGAAGAGTAAGTAATCAGATTCATTACAGAGAGCTGAGCATAGCTGAGAGCTGAGCATGATATGATTAGCTGAATGGCCTTACGAGTGGCGTTCTGAACAGTAGAGTAGGAATGCACGGCATCCACCGTTATCTGGAGCGAGTACAGTACATATATACAATGTGTACGTACGAATGAGAGGGTATAAAGTATTC
Above is a window of Salirhabdus salicampi DNA encoding:
- a CDS encoding ABC transporter permease: MFYVQMFLQYFSQYMKTRLQYRTDLVVEFLSDLLFQAVNLVFILVVFGHTQLLSGWNREEIIFIYGFFLVPFAIFSAFFNIWDFNERYIIQGEMDRILTRPIHSLFQVILERMELESLFGMITGIAVMIYAGSRLDLSLSWYDPILFILMVMGGALVYGAIFIMLASIGFWSDAKTAIMPMMYNIGNYGRYPVDIYNQVIRYVLTWILPFAFVGVYPSAYFLGREEWYGYAFATPFIGLAFFTLAVILWNLGVKRYRGAGN
- a CDS encoding ABC transporter ATP-binding protein; the protein is MTSKDMIYVNDLRKEFKSYSSRSGLKGAFRDLFNRNYKILRAVDDISFSVKPGEMVGYIGENGAGKSTSIKMLTGILTPTSGEVVVNGYVPHKEREEYVRSIGVVFGQRSQLWWDIAVQESFRLLKKVYKVSDEAYEEHMSHVINTLELGPLMDKPVRKLSLGQRMRCELAAALIHNPPLLFLDEPTIGLDVLVKNKIRQFLKEINEKYNTTVLLTTHDISDIEALCERVVMLDKGKVIYDGLLTDLRSRWVEGKEVEFQFVNEVSEQELKQLANGIPIFWQQQDRNNVWSANVEDDDEVISDVIARVVNRFKINDVNVKAISTEEIIRNIYEEGAIRG
- a CDS encoding ABC transporter permease; this encodes MGKYIEMIRIRFLMMLAYRTNYYTGIMIYTINISAYYFLWTAIYSGKSDIEGLSATQMVTYVAVAWMARAFYFNNIDREIAREIKEGKVAVEMIRPYSYLGMKTMQGLGEGIFRLFFFSVPGMFIVALIFPMSFSTEVTTWLWFALSIVFSFIVNTQINLVTGVLTFFFFNNDGIIRAKRVIIDLFSGLLLPISFYPLWAQDIMAFFPFQAISYIPSMIFTGGFSGDAIYNAILFQMMWSFILLIPIMLLWQLAKKQLIVQGG